The sequence below is a genomic window from Phycisphaerales bacterium AB-hyl4.
TCCTGCGCTCGGTCAATATCGAGCAGTGTCAGAAAGTCGCCAGGCGCGTCAGCGCCTTCGACTCGGATCGCGAAGTGTTGAACTACCTTCGCGACGAACTGGGCAAAGTCGTTCCCGAGGCCATCGGCGGAAGGTCCGCCAGATATTGATGCTTCGGACAACCGTTAGCCGGATCGCCCCGCTCGCCAAAGGCGGACTCACGTAACCTCCGCCGGGCTTGAGCAGGTGATCTATAACCGAAAGGAGTTTCGAGTTTCGAGTTTCCAGTTTCCAGTTGTCGCATTCCAAGGCCAGGCGCATCATGTTGCACGGCCAACCTTCCAAATGCGTAACTCGAAACTCGAAACTCGGAACTCGAAACTGATTTGAAGTGCCAAAAACAGAAATGCTCATCAACTACGTCCCGGGGGAAGAATGCCGCATCGCCATCGTACGCGACGGCAAGCTTGAAGAGTTCTACCAGGAACGCGCCTCCAACGAGAGCCACGTCGGAAGCATCTACAAAGGCAAAGTCACCAACGTCGAGCCCAGCATTCAAGCCGCGTTCGTCGACTTCGGCCTGGAACGCAACGGCTTCCTCCACGTCTCCGACCTTCACCCCATGTTCTTCCCCGGCAAGGACCGCGAAGAATTTGAACAGGTCGGCTCAAAGACGCCCCACCGCGATCGCCCGCCCATTCAAAAATGCCTCCGACGTGGACAGGAAATCCTCGTCCAAGTGCTCAAGGAAGGCATCGGCACGAAGGGCCCGACGCTCACCAGCTATCTCTCCATCCCCGGCCGATTCGTCGTGATGATGCCCCAGATGCAACGCCTCGGCGTCTCGCGAAAAGTCGAAGACGACGACGCACGCAAAGAGGCCCGCAAGCTGCTCGCCGAGCTCAACCCGCCTGAAGGCTTCGGCTTCATTGTCCGTACCGCAGGCATCGGACAGACCAAAACCGACCTCAAACGCGACCTCGCTTATCTCGTCCGACTCTGGAAAAACATCGAGCGCAAACAAAAGCGCATCGGCAAGACCGGCGAACTCTATACCGAGTCCGACCTGGTCATCCGAACCATCCGCGATGTCTTCTCCACCGACATCGACCGCATCGTCGTCGACGACCCCACCGCCGCGAAGCGCGCCCACGATTTCCTCACCATCGCCAGCCCGCGCTCGCGATCCAAGTGCGTCTACTACGAAGACCACGTGCCGCTGTTTCACCGCTTCGGCATTGAAAGCCAGATCGAATCGATCAACGCCCGCGAAGTGCCCCTGCCCTCTGGCGGCTCGCTGGTGTTCGACTCGGCCGAGGCGCTGGTCGCCATCGACGTGAACTCTGGCAAGAGTCGCGACGCGCGCGACGCCGAGTCCAACGCATTCAACACCAACAAGGAAGCCGTGGATGAAATCGCGAGGCAACTGCGCCTTCGCGACCTCGGCGGCGTCGTCGTGCTCGACCTGATCGACATGCGCGACCGCAACCACCGCCGAACGGTCGAGCAGCGCTTCCGTGAGATGATCAAAAACGACCGCGCCCGCACGCGCATCGGCGGCATCAGCCAGTTCGGGCTACTGGAAATGACCCGCCAGCGCATGCGGCCGTCGTTGCAAAGCTCGCTCTACAACGAATGCGAACACTGCCACGGCTCGGGCCACGTCAAGAGCGCCGAGTCCGTCGTGCTCGACGTCATGCGACGCCTGGCGCTCGCGATGCAGCATAAGAACGTCACGCGCGTCGACCTAACCATCAGCCCGGACGTCGCCTTCCAGTTGCTTAACCGCAAGCGAACTGAGCTGGTCGCATTGGAAAACCGCCACAGCAAGGCCGTCACCGTCCGCGTCGGCGGCCACAGTATCGACTACGTCGACGCGACCGCTTACGACGAACGTGGCGGCGCGGTCGACCTCGAATCCCTGCTCAGGCCCGCCAACCTCTCCGAGCCAACCGACACCACGTTCCGCGAGTTGACCAGCGACATCCAGGTCGAAGATCTCGTCGACGACGA
It includes:
- a CDS encoding Rne/Rng family ribonuclease; amino-acid sequence: MPKTEMLINYVPGEECRIAIVRDGKLEEFYQERASNESHVGSIYKGKVTNVEPSIQAAFVDFGLERNGFLHVSDLHPMFFPGKDREEFEQVGSKTPHRDRPPIQKCLRRGQEILVQVLKEGIGTKGPTLTSYLSIPGRFVVMMPQMQRLGVSRKVEDDDARKEARKLLAELNPPEGFGFIVRTAGIGQTKTDLKRDLAYLVRLWKNIERKQKRIGKTGELYTESDLVIRTIRDVFSTDIDRIVVDDPTAAKRAHDFLTIASPRSRSKCVYYEDHVPLFHRFGIESQIESINAREVPLPSGGSLVFDSAEALVAIDVNSGKSRDARDAESNAFNTNKEAVDEIARQLRLRDLGGVVVLDLIDMRDRNHRRTVEQRFREMIKNDRARTRIGGISQFGLLEMTRQRMRPSLQSSLYNECEHCHGSGHVKSAESVVLDVMRRLALAMQHKNVTRVDLTISPDVAFQLLNRKRTELVALENRHSKAVTVRVGGHSIDYVDATAYDERGGAVDLESLLRPANLSEPTDTTFRELTSDIQVEDLVDDDDVDDDTVDLSDVPDRPAVEAIDAPAQLDASGDGQGDGDGDGEGGGKKRRRRRRRRGGRGRNRSDDDGSTPSTDDREASAQDRAKDTADDTVDDEAPSQPKKRSPKQASRTRSKQTSDTTADEGPTDKAAPQTEEADGNANANAGEGTGEGEGEGAGTGKKRRRRRGGRSRRRGKQSAEANGDGQPSDGNRADGNQADGNRADGKQADGNQAQSKPADDKSTDSKPSGGNQGNADRPKPAATPTVGSGYSNKIIESRASENA